The Henckelia pumila isolate YLH828 chromosome 2, ASM3356847v2, whole genome shotgun sequence genome includes a window with the following:
- the LOC140878926 gene encoding uncharacterized protein: protein MQEEDEIKTEIFEEDMAANANLSLRQLGEDPHKHLMESHVVCTSMKPHGVTEEQIELRAFLFSLKSAAKDWLYYLPSGSITTWTALKRIFLEKYFLASRAANIRKEIYGIKQQMGESLHEYWEHFKKLCASCPQHQISEHLIIQYCNEGLLSHDRSMVDAASGGVFVDKTPVQASNLIESMAANSQQFGTNRSDPMPRKNNEVNVSSLEQQLIDLTSLVRQMAVGNGQNMKVCGICTAWGHATDMCPTLQEGSAEQVNAAGGFPGPPQWNYDPYSNTYNPGWKDHPNLRYGNPQATQAPPHNQAYRPPYPQQQQHPQVPTPGEFLENIVKDLSTNTAAFQQETRASIQQLNTQMGQLATAVNMLEALNSNSLPSQTVVNPRENVSAITLRGGKELKVNEEVVKEPVQNKEEQESKVEEDDTIQEAPRDAIKQVPHYAKFLKELCTVKIKQKLKGCKRVVLGEQVSAVIQRKKYLQNARTQASKAEPKLPPDRSKVISQKSKQRKQRTNITKKLRKWVKFFLVSRMPPPPQTTFQYDSSVMLSDVEEDSANT, encoded by the exons ATGCAAGAAGAGGACGAAATTAAGACTGAAATTTTTGAGGAAGATATGGCGGCGAATGCGAACTTGAGTTTGAGACAACTTG gtgaggatccgcaCAAGCACTTGATGGAATCCCATGTCGTATGCACCAGCATGAAAccacatggagtgacagaggagcagatcgAACTCAGAGCCTTTCTTTTCTCTTTGAAGAGCGCTgcaaaggattggctatactacctaCCTTCTGGATCCATCACCACTTGGACGGCACTGAAGAGAATTttcttagagaaatattttctagCGTCAAGAGCAGCAAACATCAGAAAGGAAATTTATGGCATCAAGCAGCAGATGGGAGAGTCACTGCATGAGTATTGGGAGCATTTCAAGAAACTATGCGCCAGCTGCccgcagcaccagataagtgaacaTTTAATAATTCAATACTGCAATGAAGGGTTGTTGTCTCATGACAGGAGCATGGTGGATGCGGCCAGTGGTGGAGTTTTCGTCGATAAAACTCCAGTACAAGCAAGTAATCTAATCGAgagtatggctgccaattctcagcaatttggcaccaacagaagtGATCCTATGCCAAGAAAGAAtaatgaggtaaatgtttcttcccttgaacagcaACTGATTGATCtaacgtctcttgtgcgtcaaatggctgtagggaatggacaaaatATGAAGGTTTGTGGAATTTGCACTGCATGGGGACATGcgactgacatgtgtcccacacttcaagagggATCGGCTGAGCAAGTCAATGCAGCAGGAGGATTTCCCGGACCGCCACAATGGAATTATGATCCAtactccaacacatacaatcctggttggaaggatcatccaaacttGAGATATGGGAACCCGCAAGCAActcaagcaccaccgcacaatcaagcatataggccaccgtatcctcaACAGCAACAGCATCCTCAAGTCCCCACGCCTGGTGAGTTTCtagaaaatattgttaaggatctttCTACTAATACTGCcgcttttcaacaggaaactcgagcaagtatccaacagTTGAACACTCAAATGGGGCAGTTGGCAACCGCAGTGAACATGTTGGAGGCACTGAATTCGAACAGCTTACCATCACAGACTGTGGTGAACCCGAGGGAGAATGTGAGTGCGATTACCTTGAGGGGTGGAAAAGAGTTGAAGGTTAATGAAGAAGTGGTGAAAGAACCAGTACAGAACAAAGAAGAGCAGGAATCCAAGGTAGAGGAGGACGACACAATTCAGGAAGCACCTAGAG ATGCTATCAAACAAGTACCTcactatgctaaatttttaaaagagttgTGTACTGTGAAGATAAAACAAAAGTTGAAGGGTTGTAAGAGAGTTGTATTGGGAGAACAGGTCTCTGCCGTCATTCAAAGAAAAAAGTacctacaaaatgcaaggacccaG GCATCTAAAGCTGAACCGAAACTGCCTCCGGATCGATCAAAAGTAATCTCCCAGAAATCAAAGCAGAGGAAGCAAAGAACAAACATTACTAAAAAATTGCGCAAGTGGGTGAAG ttttttttagttTCCCGAATGCCGCCACCTCCGCAGACAACGTTCCAATATGATTCTTCCGTGATGCTGTCAGACGTTGAAGAGGACAGTGCCAACACTTAA